TGTACAAACACTGTGCTTAACTACAATGAAATTattaacttttaaataataaatgtagtAGTTTCTGTCCCCCACTTGCCTTTCTGCTTCACAGTAAACACTTAATAAGATTTTAACAGccttttaatgattttttttctccactttttctGTCTGAGTCTGCTTCTGGCTGAGACTAATTCCTAATCTTGATTTTAAACCCTTTATACATCTGGAAATGACTGGTAATTTTTAATACTGCAACATGTATTGATAAGCAATTGTggaaaaagtatatttttaagataaatGTGGCAATAATGTTgttctctgtctttctctctttatatatatatacatatatatatatatatatatatatatatatatatatatatatatatatatatatatatatatatatatatatatatatatatatatatatatatatatatatatatatatatatgttgtaCAACAGTTCTTACAACTAATTTTGTACAACTAGATTGACCTAATACTATATCAGGATGTTAGTTTGGAAAAACTAAGAGATAAACAACTGAGGACTAATTTCGCTCTGGTCTAATGTGAGATTAAATGATTTAGTCTTTTTCACAACTGGAAAATTTGAGGGGTATTGAAAATGCATAACATTGCCCTCAGACTTACTTTGTAAGGCTAGGGGGGCCTCTGTTGACAGAGCAGGGTACTACAGCAGACTGAGACTACTTcagatatttgttaaaattcacagtagtaatttatttatttattttttttcagaaactcggtcacaaaaacacaatctaTATCTTAAAATTGATGCGACCGATACTCACAGATCACTCTGCGTTAAGTTTATCTCGTAATTAACAGACGAACTCATTAAGTTTTCAGTGCACGTACAGCTATAATATTTCTCTTCCACAATGAAAGCATGTCCGGTATGTCTGTTACGTAACGGATTCTTCCTGTCGTTGTCATTCAACTTTCCGCCCACTTTTCCACTTACAgtaaatttctgacttttttcccctgCTACTTTATTGGTTCGTCACGTCCTCTAAATGCTGGGCGCCAGTAGAGGGCTGtgaaataaaactacattttcctGACAGCTTCAGACTGAACTGAGCAGAGAGACGCAGCAGCTTGTGGTGAACTTCTTTTTATCATGTCCTCAGATATTACAGGCGGTGAGTCCAATGATactttaaaacaataagtttaattggtaaaaaaacaaagaacaaatagGAAAAATAGTTTTGTAATTTGTGATTTAACGATctccaattttttatttatgagcTATGGACTAAAATCTTTATTGGAGACATGAAGTGTGTTCAAGTCTTTCAGTGTGAATGTTAAGgcttcttatatatatatatagtttttagTACACTAGTCTCCATCTAGATCCTTCTTTTACTTTGATCTAttggtcaaaaaataaaattgcagtTAGCGACACTGTCAatgaatttaatattaaattagaAAGGAATAACTAAAATGGGAATGGCAAAATATATTAATGCCATAAAAGGTAGAAGATATAGGGAACAGCTCTTTCTAATATATATCCATGGTGTATTAATtgttgatgctgtttgttctgtcATTATACTTCTGTATATTTGACTTAGAAATAATGTTTGCATACTGCATGATAGTCAGGAATCTTTTTTCATGTAATTTGAATCATTCgcagaaaagtttgttttgggaACTTATGTACTTCTGTAAAGAAGagataaatatttcagtgtCCCTCAGACAGGTGGGATCCTTTTTGCATTAGTGTACAACCAGGccaaagacatttttgtttaagcTTAATTTTGTACTTGGAGTATATTTGCacattgttcattttaaaataatttaaactttctAAAATCCAGCTCAGAATCTTATTTTTACTCCTTGTATCACTGTGTCAGCTTTGCTGCTCCCAGTCAGTCTTGGAGTTTCCTTTCTGCAGAGTCTGGGATTGCGTTCCAACTGCTGTCAAATTTTCCACAGACTTGGAGCTGGAGCTGGGCGACGTGCTGCAGGAGTTCCAGGATGTTGTGGAGGAGCTGAAGGCCCCCTCCGAAAGCAAACATCAGCATTACCAGCGCGTCCTGCATGAGGCCAAGAGCCGCATCGAAGACAATGGGGTGGAAGACTCTGATTAcagtaagtttaaaaaaataaaaaattgaactGGTTCTAATTGTACTAACACAATTTCATTAAATTCAGGAAAAGCTATATGAGAGAATATGCAGAATGTGTGGAACACTTAAGATATTTCTGTACAACATTTCCTGTTATATAACAGTCTGTTGTCTCTGGGGGTATCACTTGGCGATCTTTAATAGCCCAAACAACTACGGCTTGACACGTCTAATTTGCATGAAATTATTGGTACAAGAGGAGACATACCCTGCACTCTTCTAGAAAAGTGGCTGTTTGCCTAATGACGAACTGGAATGAACTCCAATTATGGATAGCGCATCTTCTGTAATCGttctttttcctttctattGTTGCTCATTTGTCGGCGGTTATGAGATGAAAGAGGAGATGTTTTCCTCTGCTCCCATGCGTCGTCATTATTGAAAGTGTGCTGGCCCCGGTAACGTTTGAAAAGACGCGCTTGCTTTCAAGTGTTCCAGCTGACACATGGGAGTCACTCACAAACAGGCATTTAC
This Xiphophorus hellerii strain 12219 chromosome 23, Xiphophorus_hellerii-4.1, whole genome shotgun sequence DNA region includes the following protein-coding sequences:
- the LOC116714878 gene encoding regulator of cell cycle RGCC, with translation MSSDITGDLELELGDVLQEFQDVVEELKAPSESKHQHYQRVLHEAKSRIEDNGVEDSDYSSGASMGNSLNTSEEELHHAGTTLALKAKLGDTDELESFINMLDQELAEM